In a genomic window of Spirosoma agri:
- the murB gene encoding UDP-N-acetylmuramate dehydrogenase, translating into MLTLESHVSLKPYNTFGIDVTTRYWVEVNQEDDIQTLLQLSEFVDTPKLILGGGSNVLLCHDFNGLVVKMSIKGIDIVREDDDHIYLKAGAGVNWHELVRFCVQRNYAGMENLSLIPGTVGAAPMQNIGAYGVELEQVFESLTAVHILTGEKHTFTHADCAFGYRESIFKRALKGQYIITSVTFQLNKQPIFHTRYGAIQETLTEMGVSDDALTIKAISEAVIHIRRSKLPDPAQIGNAGSFFKNPELPKEQFDALKSAYPALPGYPLGNDIVKVPAGWLIEQSGWKGYRSGDAGVHAKQALVLVNYGNATGNDIIALAKQIQQSVADKFGVEISPEVNVV; encoded by the coding sequence ATGCTAACACTAGAAAGCCACGTGTCGCTCAAGCCCTACAACACGTTCGGGATTGACGTTACAACGCGGTATTGGGTTGAAGTTAATCAGGAGGACGATATTCAGACACTATTACAACTGAGTGAATTTGTCGATACGCCCAAGCTGATTCTTGGCGGAGGCAGTAACGTACTACTCTGCCACGACTTCAACGGATTGGTTGTCAAAATGAGTATCAAGGGCATCGACATCGTTCGCGAAGACGATGACCATATTTATCTGAAAGCGGGTGCGGGTGTTAACTGGCATGAGCTGGTTCGGTTCTGTGTGCAGCGGAATTATGCGGGTATGGAAAACCTGTCGCTTATTCCCGGCACCGTTGGTGCGGCTCCTATGCAGAACATCGGCGCCTACGGGGTTGAACTGGAGCAGGTGTTCGAATCATTGACAGCGGTTCACATTCTGACGGGCGAAAAGCATACGTTCACCCATGCAGACTGTGCCTTTGGTTATCGGGAAAGTATTTTCAAACGAGCACTCAAAGGGCAGTATATTATTACGAGCGTAACATTTCAGCTCAACAAACAACCTATTTTTCATACCCGGTACGGAGCTATTCAGGAAACCCTTACCGAAATGGGTGTTTCGGACGATGCACTGACGATCAAAGCAATCAGCGAAGCCGTTATCCATATCCGGCGCAGCAAATTGCCCGACCCGGCTCAAATTGGGAATGCAGGTAGCTTTTTCAAAAATCCGGAACTACCCAAGGAACAGTTCGACGCGCTCAAATCAGCGTACCCAGCCTTACCCGGCTATCCGCTTGGCAACGATATTGTTAAAGTACCGGCGGGATGGCTTATTGAACAGTCTGGCTGGAAAGGCTACCGCTCCGGCGATGCGGGTGTACATGCCAAACAGGCTCTGGTACTGGTCAACTACGGGAACGCCACTGGCAATGATATTATAGCCCTTGCCAAACAGATTCAGCAGTCAGTAGCCGATAAATTTGGCGTAGAAATTTCGCCGGAGGTCAACGTCGTATGA
- a CDS encoding SPOR domain-containing protein, giving the protein MRFGLNKGSVVALLMLAGCAASRPTVSTKSVNYNSYDDDLSSVRPVYNATVPGRSSAATRPAAPLPPTAPAPTRRSEAAKPTGPEEALHVNRKLDSVMDTLAVKNRTVRYAPGYRIQVYVGNQRQEVDAAKLLIYQNFPELSPYLSYTQPTYKLKIGDFMRRIDAERYYTSIRQLVPSAQLQPDKVDVRRSLSIK; this is encoded by the coding sequence ATGCGTTTTGGTTTGAATAAAGGCTCCGTAGTGGCCTTGCTGATGTTGGCCGGTTGCGCAGCAAGTCGTCCAACGGTGTCGACCAAGTCGGTCAATTACAATAGTTACGATGATGATTTGTCATCGGTACGCCCTGTCTATAACGCTACCGTGCCTGGGCGCTCGTCAGCGGCAACGCGGCCAGCTGCACCATTACCACCAACAGCGCCAGCTCCGACACGTAGGAGCGAAGCAGCAAAACCCACCGGCCCGGAAGAAGCCCTGCATGTTAACCGTAAGCTCGATTCGGTGATGGACACGCTTGCCGTTAAAAATCGAACCGTTCGGTACGCGCCCGGATACCGGATTCAGGTTTATGTAGGAAACCAACGTCAGGAAGTTGATGCGGCTAAGTTACTAATTTATCAAAATTTTCCCGAACTTAGCCCATATTTGAGCTATACTCAGCCAACTTATAAACTTAAGATCGGTGACTTTATGCGACGAATAGATGCCGAACGATATTACACATCGATTCGCCAACTGGTGCCCTCAGCTCAGTTGCAACCTGATAAAGTAGACGTTCGACGGAGCCTCTCAATAAAATAA
- the gmd gene encoding GDP-mannose 4,6-dehydratase, producing the protein MKKALITGITGQDGAYLTELLLSKGYEVHGIKRRSSLFNTQRIDHMYEDPHEKNVRFKLHYGDLSDSTNIIRIIQEVQPDEIYNLGAMSHVQVSFEEPEYTAQVDGIGTLRILEAVRLLGLTEKTRIYQASTSELYGGVQGHAQSETTPFYPRSPYAVAKQYGFWITVNYREAYNMYACNGILFNHESPLRGETFVTRKITRAVARIGLGLQDKVYLGNLDSQRDWGHAKDYVEAMYLILQQEKPEDFVIATGVTTRIRDFVRMSFAEIGVELEFKGEGEAEIGVVVSSSNADFPIEVGKEVVAVDPRYFRPTEVDLLLGDPTKAMTQLGWTPKYDLPALVKDMMTADIDLFRRDQLLAESGHQVPNYYE; encoded by the coding sequence ATGAAGAAAGCATTAATAACCGGTATAACCGGACAGGATGGAGCTTACTTGACCGAACTACTCCTGTCGAAGGGGTATGAGGTACACGGCATCAAGCGCCGGAGTTCGCTGTTCAACACGCAGCGGATCGACCACATGTACGAGGATCCGCACGAAAAAAATGTGCGGTTTAAACTGCACTACGGTGATCTGTCCGATTCTACCAACATTATCCGTATCATTCAGGAAGTACAACCCGACGAAATTTACAACTTGGGTGCTATGTCGCACGTACAGGTGAGTTTCGAGGAGCCTGAGTATACGGCGCAGGTAGACGGTATCGGAACACTTCGGATTCTGGAAGCTGTTCGACTACTGGGCCTGACGGAAAAAACCCGCATTTATCAGGCGTCAACGTCTGAATTGTACGGTGGTGTTCAGGGGCACGCGCAGTCGGAGACAACACCGTTCTATCCCCGCTCACCTTACGCGGTAGCCAAGCAGTATGGTTTCTGGATTACGGTGAACTACCGCGAAGCTTACAATATGTATGCTTGCAACGGTATCCTGTTCAACCACGAATCGCCATTGCGTGGTGAAACGTTCGTAACCCGCAAAATCACTCGTGCCGTAGCTCGTATCGGTCTGGGCCTCCAGGATAAAGTTTACCTGGGTAACCTCGATTCACAACGCGACTGGGGCCATGCTAAAGATTACGTCGAAGCGATGTACCTGATTCTTCAGCAGGAAAAACCGGAAGATTTCGTAATTGCTACTGGCGTTACGACTCGTATTCGGGATTTCGTGCGGATGTCTTTCGCTGAGATCGGTGTTGAACTGGAATTCAAAGGTGAAGGTGAAGCAGAGATTGGTGTGGTCGTGAGTTCGTCGAATGCCGACTTCCCCATTGAAGTTGGTAAAGAAGTTGTCGCTGTTGATCCACGTTACTTCCGTCCAACGGAAGTTGACTTGCTGCTTGGCGATCCAACCAAGGCAATGACCCAATTGGGCTGGACACCTAAGTATGACTTGCCTGCTCTTGTTAAAGATATGATGACGGCTGACATTGATCTCTTCCGTCGTGATCAGTTATTGGCGGAAAGCGGTCACCAGGTACCGAACTACTACGAGTAG
- a CDS encoding Do family serine endopeptidase, which produces MKSNWKLLALMALLSSAVTLAAYNLLGFNKRDVFFNESSPTPTITGRLAALTGNGPTATPGDFSTAAEAVTPMVVHIRTTMTRTVRQQQVPDIFRDFFGDDFGGSNQRPRRQQGQASGSGVIISKDGYIVTNNHVVQDADEVEVIMTDKRSFKAKVIGTDPLTDLAVIKVDANNLPAITLGDSDALKLGEWVLAVGYPLDLESTVTAGIVSAKGRGIGILSQGQNARQQNDPKADTPIEAFIQTDAAINPGNSGGALVNLRGELVGINSAIASATGYYSGYGFAVPVSLVKKVSADLLKYGNVQRGYLGILPIELNSTVAKDKGAKVGRGIYVESVVDNGAAKTAGLEKGDVIVKMEGQPLDSDAQMREIIGRRRPGDVLNVTVNRNGTERDFKIELRNRNGGRDVIKKADVTAASTALSTLGADFEELSAQDAKQLGVTGGVRVKKIVDGKLAETDVEEGFIIVKANGKNVKTTKDLQAILSSVKEGEGLMLIGMYPNSSRMYYYAVPV; this is translated from the coding sequence ATGAAAAGCAACTGGAAACTATTAGCGCTGATGGCACTTTTATCAAGTGCAGTTACGCTGGCGGCTTACAACCTTCTGGGGTTTAATAAGCGCGATGTTTTTTTCAATGAATCGTCGCCTACCCCGACGATTACGGGGCGGTTAGCTGCCCTGACTGGTAATGGCCCAACGGCTACACCGGGCGATTTTTCTACGGCAGCTGAAGCCGTTACACCTATGGTTGTTCACATTCGCACGACCATGACCAGAACGGTTCGTCAACAACAAGTACCTGACATCTTCCGGGACTTCTTCGGTGATGATTTCGGAGGCAGTAATCAGCGTCCACGGCGTCAGCAGGGCCAGGCATCAGGTTCGGGCGTTATCATCAGCAAAGATGGTTATATCGTAACCAACAACCACGTTGTCCAGGATGCTGACGAAGTAGAAGTGATTATGACCGACAAGCGTAGCTTCAAAGCAAAAGTGATCGGTACCGATCCTTTGACAGACTTAGCGGTTATCAAAGTAGACGCAAACAACCTGCCTGCCATCACGCTTGGCGATTCTGATGCGCTGAAATTAGGCGAATGGGTGTTAGCCGTTGGTTACCCGCTCGATCTCGAATCGACGGTTACGGCAGGTATCGTGAGTGCAAAAGGCCGTGGTATCGGTATCCTGAGCCAGGGTCAGAATGCTCGTCAGCAGAACGATCCGAAGGCTGATACACCAATCGAAGCCTTTATCCAGACAGATGCAGCGATCAATCCCGGCAACTCGGGTGGTGCGCTTGTAAACCTACGTGGTGAATTGGTTGGGATCAATTCGGCGATTGCCTCGGCAACGGGTTATTACAGTGGCTATGGCTTTGCCGTTCCTGTTTCGCTGGTGAAGAAAGTCTCTGCTGATCTGTTGAAATACGGTAACGTTCAACGGGGTTACCTCGGTATTCTGCCCATAGAATTGAACAGTACAGTCGCTAAAGATAAAGGGGCTAAAGTTGGTCGGGGTATTTATGTCGAGAGCGTGGTCGATAACGGTGCTGCGAAAACAGCCGGTCTGGAAAAAGGCGATGTGATCGTTAAAATGGAAGGTCAGCCTTTGGATTCAGACGCTCAGATGCGTGAAATCATCGGTCGTCGTCGTCCAGGTGATGTCCTCAACGTTACGGTTAACCGCAACGGTACAGAGCGCGATTTCAAAATCGAACTCCGTAATCGGAACGGTGGTCGCGATGTGATCAAAAAAGCGGATGTTACAGCAGCCAGCACTGCACTTAGCACGCTAGGTGCCGACTTCGAAGAGTTGAGCGCGCAGGATGCTAAACAACTGGGTGTTACGGGCGGTGTACGCGTGAAGAAGATTGTAGATGGCAAACTGGCTGAAACGGACGTTGAAGAAGGCTTCATCATCGTGAAAGCAAATGGCAAAAACGTCAAAACGACGAAAGACCTGCAAGCCATTCTATCATCCGTAAAAGAAGGCGAGGGTCTGATGCTGATTGGCATGTACCCGAACAGTTCGCGGATGTACTACTACGCGGTTCCTGTGTAA
- a CDS encoding Hsp20/alpha crystallin family protein: protein MNPLMHTNNNFPTLIENFFGRDANKLSNTSSSSVRNVPAVNVVEHQDGFRIDVAAPGLKKEDFKINLNHTTLTISARQEMRNEEAGKGERIGENYTRREFSYSSFQRTFTLPTSVDVNTIQASYADGILKIELPKRKETKVKPPRQIEIGG, encoded by the coding sequence ATGAATCCGTTGATGCACACGAACAACAATTTCCCAACGTTGATCGAGAATTTTTTCGGTCGTGATGCCAACAAACTCTCCAACACAAGTTCCTCTTCAGTACGTAATGTTCCAGCCGTTAATGTCGTAGAACATCAGGATGGATTTCGTATTGACGTGGCTGCTCCGGGTTTGAAGAAGGAAGATTTCAAGATAAACCTAAATCACACGACTCTTACAATCTCGGCTCGTCAGGAAATGCGGAACGAGGAAGCTGGCAAAGGCGAACGGATCGGAGAGAACTATACACGCCGGGAGTTCAGCTATTCGTCGTTCCAGCGAACGTTTACGTTACCTACTTCGGTCGATGTCAATACCATTCAGGCTTCCTACGCGGATGGCATTCTCAAAATCGAGCTTCCGAAGCGTAAAGAGACTAAAGTAAAACCGCCCCGGCAAATTGAGATCGGTGGTTAA
- the rnc gene encoding ribonuclease III — translation MQLALPRSLFNPFDWFRSSDADPRKNLRRSIAHIIGERPSNIGLYQLALRHTSASKATAIEGFRESNERLEYLGDAVLGMVIAEFLFKKYPYKDEGFLTEIRSRIVNRETLNGISRKIGLDHLIEYDGSRTRSLPARTSMYGDALEALVGAVYLDKGFRFSRRFILKELLSHYDIDSVVQNNANFKSRLIEWAQRMGKEIRFEILSEKGNSHFREFIAQVIIDEEQFATGTGYSKKKAEQAAAEKALELLDIK, via the coding sequence GTGCAACTCGCGCTACCCCGTAGTTTGTTCAATCCGTTCGATTGGTTCCGGTCGAGTGATGCTGACCCGCGCAAAAATCTGCGACGGTCCATTGCTCACATCATTGGAGAACGACCATCAAATATAGGCTTGTACCAGCTGGCCTTACGCCATACGTCAGCGTCCAAGGCTACGGCTATTGAGGGGTTCCGGGAATCGAACGAACGATTGGAGTATCTGGGTGACGCAGTGCTGGGTATGGTTATTGCGGAATTCCTCTTCAAAAAATACCCCTACAAAGACGAAGGCTTCCTAACCGAAATTCGCTCCCGGATTGTCAACCGGGAAACGCTCAATGGCATCTCGCGCAAAATTGGCCTCGATCACCTGATCGAATACGATGGTAGCCGTACCCGTAGTTTACCCGCCCGTACGTCTATGTACGGCGACGCGCTTGAAGCGCTGGTTGGAGCCGTCTATCTGGACAAAGGCTTCCGATTTTCCCGTCGATTTATTCTGAAAGAGCTGCTTTCTCACTATGACATCGACTCGGTAGTGCAGAACAACGCAAACTTCAAAAGCCGCCTTATCGAGTGGGCGCAACGTATGGGGAAAGAAATACGCTTTGAGATCTTATCGGAGAAAGGCAACAGCCATTTCCGGGAATTTATCGCGCAAGTCATTATCGACGAGGAACAGTTCGCCACCGGTACGGGCTATAGCAAGAAAAAAGCGGAACAAGCGGCTGCCGAAAAAGCACTCGAACTCCTGGACATTAAATAA
- the fabF gene encoding beta-ketoacyl-ACP synthase II, producing MTLKRVVVTGLGALTPIGNDVPTYWNNLSAGVSGAGPITRFDASKFRTQFACEVKGLDVTQFIPRQDARKMDAFTHYALIATDEAIRDSGMDLEKIDRNKVGVIWGSGIGGLKSFEDEMIDYAKGDGTPRINPFFIVRMIADSASGQISMRYGFRGPNYVTVSACASTNNGIIDAFNYIRLGRMIMCVVGGSEAAVTRAGIGGFNANRALSERNESPETASRPYDKDRDGFVLGEGAGSLILEEYEHAQARGAKIYAELIGGGMSSDAYHITSPHPDGLGAYLAMKDALDDAGIAPTDIDYINTHGTSTPVGDPQELKAIYQLFGDHSFKLNISSTKSMTGHLLGAAGAVEAIASIKALEYQLVPPTINLFNLDEAVDSRFNLTPLTAQARPLTTVMSNAFGFGGHNAIVIFRKLS from the coding sequence ATGACGTTAAAACGAGTAGTCGTAACGGGTTTAGGCGCACTTACGCCGATTGGTAATGATGTACCGACCTATTGGAACAACTTATCAGCCGGCGTAAGCGGTGCCGGACCGATCACGAGATTTGATGCCTCAAAATTTCGGACGCAATTCGCGTGTGAAGTAAAGGGGCTTGATGTCACGCAGTTCATTCCCCGGCAGGATGCCCGCAAAATGGATGCGTTTACGCATTACGCGCTCATTGCTACCGATGAGGCCATCCGGGATTCCGGTATGGATCTGGAGAAAATTGATCGGAACAAGGTTGGCGTTATCTGGGGTTCCGGAATAGGCGGTCTCAAATCGTTCGAAGATGAGATGATCGACTACGCCAAAGGCGACGGCACACCACGGATCAATCCTTTCTTTATCGTTCGCATGATTGCCGACAGCGCATCGGGGCAAATCTCCATGCGGTACGGCTTTCGCGGCCCCAATTACGTAACGGTTTCGGCCTGTGCGTCAACGAACAATGGCATTATCGACGCATTCAATTACATTCGGTTAGGCCGGATGATCATGTGCGTTGTTGGTGGTTCCGAGGCAGCCGTTACCCGCGCCGGGATTGGCGGCTTCAACGCCAACCGTGCCCTCTCGGAACGGAACGAATCACCCGAAACCGCATCAAGGCCTTACGACAAAGATCGTGATGGTTTTGTGCTAGGCGAAGGTGCTGGATCGCTCATTCTGGAAGAGTACGAACATGCTCAAGCACGGGGAGCAAAAATCTATGCCGAATTAATTGGTGGTGGCATGTCGTCGGATGCTTACCATATTACGTCCCCGCACCCGGATGGCTTAGGTGCATATCTGGCAATGAAGGATGCACTCGATGATGCGGGGATTGCCCCGACGGATATCGACTACATCAACACCCACGGTACGTCTACACCCGTTGGCGACCCGCAGGAGTTGAAAGCCATTTATCAGTTGTTTGGCGATCACTCGTTTAAGCTAAACATCAGTTCAACGAAGTCAATGACCGGCCATTTGCTAGGGGCAGCTGGAGCGGTTGAAGCAATTGCCAGTATTAAGGCTTTGGAGTACCAGCTCGTTCCGCCCACGATTAACCTGTTTAATCTGGATGAAGCTGTTGACTCTCGGTTCAATCTAACACCATTAACAGCGCAGGCCCGTCCGTTAACAACCGTAATGAGCAATGCGTTTGGCTTTGGTGGACACAATGCCATTGTCATTTTCCGTAAACTAAGCTGA
- a CDS encoding acyl carrier protein encodes MSEIAQKVKNIIVEKLGVEESEVTPEASFTNDLGADSLDTVELIMEFEKEFNISIPDDQAENIGTVGQAITYLEENAGK; translated from the coding sequence ATGTCAGAAATTGCACAAAAGGTCAAGAATATCATTGTCGAGAAACTAGGTGTAGAAGAGTCGGAGGTGACGCCAGAGGCTAGCTTCACGAACGACTTGGGCGCAGACTCACTCGACACGGTTGAGTTGATCATGGAATTTGAAAAAGAATTCAACATTTCTATCCCAGACGATCAGGCTGAAAACATCGGTACGGTTGGTCAGGCTATTACCTACCTGGAAGAAAACGCCGGTAAATAA
- the nadB gene encoding L-aspartate oxidase — protein MPHQFDFLVIGSGIAGLSYATKLAMHFENLQQESNAAPVRIGVITKVQADETNTKYAQGGIAAVWSEDDSFEKHIDDTMIAGDFLNDRHIVEIVVNEGPGRIRELIDYGTRFDKEHDGDSYDLAKEGGHSDFRILHFKDITGAEIERALLEKAHSLKSIEIFTHFYAVELITRHQLGDTVHRYDTDNKCYGAFVLNTQTGQVEQFLAKTTLLATGGIGNIYQNTTNPNIATGDGIAMAYRAKGIGKDMEFIQFHPTALYEPGKKPNFLISEAVRGFGGVLRNKKGETFMENYDPRLSLAPRDIVARAIDSEMKKAGDSHVYLDVTHCDYEKFVEHFPNITAYCFDHLGLDLRKDYIPVVPAQHYLCGGIRVNEWGQTNIQFLYAVGECSCTGLHGANRLASNSLLEAVVFGHRAYQKTVELFDQAVVPDNLPTWNDAGTTHPEELVLVTEMKKELESIMSNYVGIVRTNRRLKRAMDRLELIYLEHEELYRQSKVSVPICELRNMIEVAYLVIKMAMARRENRGLHFNLDNVQPPLAD, from the coding sequence ATGCCCCATCAATTCGACTTTCTTGTTATCGGCTCCGGTATTGCGGGCCTGAGTTATGCCACCAAGCTGGCCATGCACTTCGAGAATCTACAACAAGAGTCGAACGCGGCTCCGGTCCGCATTGGCGTCATTACCAAGGTTCAGGCCGACGAAACAAACACTAAATACGCGCAGGGCGGTATTGCCGCCGTCTGGTCGGAAGACGATTCGTTCGAAAAACACATCGACGACACGATGATTGCGGGCGATTTTCTGAACGACCGGCACATTGTGGAGATCGTGGTGAATGAGGGGCCGGGTCGGATTCGTGAGTTGATCGATTATGGTACTCGCTTCGATAAGGAGCATGACGGCGACAGCTACGACCTGGCGAAGGAAGGCGGTCACTCCGATTTCCGTATCCTGCATTTCAAAGACATTACCGGAGCCGAGATTGAACGAGCACTGCTCGAAAAGGCGCATTCACTGAAGTCAATCGAGATATTCACGCATTTCTACGCCGTTGAACTCATCACCCGCCACCAGTTGGGCGACACCGTTCATCGGTACGACACCGATAATAAGTGTTACGGAGCGTTCGTACTGAATACACAGACTGGTCAGGTCGAGCAGTTTTTGGCAAAAACAACCTTACTGGCCACGGGCGGGATCGGTAATATTTACCAGAACACGACAAACCCCAACATTGCTACTGGCGACGGCATTGCGATGGCTTATCGGGCCAAAGGGATTGGTAAAGACATGGAATTCATCCAGTTTCACCCGACGGCTCTGTACGAACCGGGCAAAAAACCGAACTTCCTGATTTCAGAGGCTGTACGCGGTTTCGGGGGTGTTCTGCGGAACAAGAAAGGCGAAACGTTCATGGAGAACTATGATCCACGGCTTTCGCTCGCTCCCCGCGACATCGTGGCCCGCGCGATCGACTCCGAAATGAAAAAAGCGGGTGATTCGCATGTTTATCTCGACGTGACCCATTGCGATTACGAGAAGTTTGTCGAACATTTCCCGAATATCACAGCCTATTGCTTCGACCATTTGGGGCTGGATTTACGGAAAGACTACATTCCCGTCGTTCCGGCGCAGCATTACTTGTGCGGAGGCATTCGGGTCAACGAATGGGGGCAAACCAACATTCAGTTTCTTTACGCGGTCGGCGAATGTTCCTGCACGGGCTTGCACGGAGCCAATCGGCTAGCATCAAATTCCCTGCTCGAAGCAGTCGTATTCGGTCATCGGGCTTACCAGAAAACGGTCGAGTTGTTCGATCAGGCCGTTGTCCCCGACAATCTGCCCACCTGGAACGATGCGGGCACAACCCATCCGGAAGAATTGGTTCTGGTGACTGAGATGAAAAAGGAACTAGAGTCGATCATGTCGAACTACGTCGGCATTGTTCGGACGAACCGGCGGCTAAAGCGGGCTATGGACCGGCTTGAACTGATCTATCTGGAACACGAGGAGCTTTATCGCCAGTCGAAAGTTTCCGTACCGATCTGTGAGCTTCGCAACATGATCGAAGTGGCTTATTTGGTGATCAAAATGGCGATGGCACGACGCGAAAACCGGGGGCTGCACTTCAATCTGGACAACGTACAACCACCACTGGCCGATTAA